One genomic segment of Brassica napus cultivar Da-Ae chromosome A3, Da-Ae, whole genome shotgun sequence includes these proteins:
- the LOC106440894 gene encoding heterogeneous nuclear ribonucleoprotein 1 isoform X1 — translation MEQKMESVSDLGKLFIGGISWDTDEERLREYFSKYGDLVESVIMRDRTTGRARGFGFIVFADPSVAERVILEKHIIDGRTVEAKKAVPRDDQQVLKRHASPMHLISSSPSQHGGGSNRTKKIFVGGLPSSITEAEFKNYFDQFGTIADVVVMYDHNTQRPRGFGFITFDSEESVDMVLHKTFHELNGKMVEVKRAVPKEPSSSSALPLAANRSPLLGGYGGNNYGVVVPNRPSGNNSYFNSFAPGYNSNNIGRFSPIGSGRNAFSSNFGLGLNQELSLNSSFDGNTTLGYNNRIPGSQYFNNASPNRYNNSPIGFNRGDSAYNPSNRDLLWGNRTDSSGPGWNLGVSVGNNRGNWGLSDANGYGRSFGTSSGLSALPFSGSNNNNNTNGFDGSIGEMYRGNSVYSDSTWQQTMPHQSANELDGLSRSYGFGFDNVASDPSGNASEGYPRSYSVGGNRGIEA, via the exons ATG GAGCAAAAGATGGAATCTGTATCGGATCTGGGGAAGCTCTTCATTGGCGGGATCTCATGGGACACGGATGAAGAACGGCTTCGAGAGTATTTTAGCAAGTACGGTGATTTGGTCGAGTCCGTGATCATGCGTGACCGTACCACGGGACGTGCACGTGGCTTTGGCTTCATCGTCTTTGCAGATCCTTCTGTTGCGGAGAGAGTCATCTTGGAGAAACACATCATCGATGGCCGCACG GTGGAGGCGAAGAAAGCTGTGCCACGTGACGACCAGCAAGTGCTGAAACGCCACGCGAGTCCAATGCACCTTATCTCCTCATCACCTAGCCAACACGGTGGTGGCAGCAATCGAACCAAGAAGATCTTCGTTGGAGGTTTACCGTCTAGCATCACCGAAGCCGAGTTCAAGAACTACTTTGATCAGTTCGGTACGATCGCAGACGTTGTGGTGATGTATGATCACAACACGCAGAGGCCACGTGGCTTTGGATTCATCACTTTTGATTCAGAGGAGTCTGTTGACATGGTTCTTCACAAGACGTTCCACGAGCTAAACGGCAAAATGGTCGAGGTTAAAAGAGCAGTGCCTAAGGAGCCTTCTTCCTCCTCGGCTCTTCCTCTTGCTGCTAACCGAAGCCCTCTTCTCGGTGGGTATGGTGGTAACAACTATGGAGTAGTAGTACCTAATAGGCCATCTGGTAATAATAGCTACTTCAATAGCTTTGCTCCTGGTTATAATAGTAACAACATAGGTCGGTTTAGTCCTATTGGTAGCGGGAGAAACGCTTTCTCTAGCAACTTTGGTCTTGGTTTGAATCAAGAACTGAGTTTGAACTCTAGCTTTGATGGAAACACCACTCTTGGGTATAATAACCGTATCCCTGGGAGCCAATACTTCAATAACGCTTCACCAAACCGTTACAACAACTCTCCAATAGGATTCAACAGAGGCGACTCTGCTTACAACCCGAGCAATAGAGACTTGTTGTGGGGAAACAGAACTGACTCTTCTGGTCCGGGTTGGAACTTGGGTGTCTCTGTTGGTAACAATAGAGGAAACTGGGGGCTTTCTGATGCTAATGGCTATGGGAGAAGCTTTGGGACAAGTTCTGGACTTTCTGCGTTACCATTCTCTGGtagtaacaacaacaacaatacaaACGGTTTTGATGGGTCTATAGGGGAAATGTACAGAGGGAACTCGGTTTATAGCGACTCAACGTGGCAGCAGACGATGCCTCATCAGTCTGCTAATGAGTTAGACGGCTTGTCTCGCTCTTATGGGTTTGGTTTTGACAATGTAGCATCAGACCCATCTGGTAATGCCTCTGAAGGTTACCCAAGAAGCTACAGTGTCGGAGGAAATAGAG GTATTGAAGCATAG
- the LOC106440894 gene encoding heterogeneous nuclear ribonucleoprotein 1 isoform X2 — translation MESVSDLGKLFIGGISWDTDEERLREYFSKYGDLVESVIMRDRTTGRARGFGFIVFADPSVAERVILEKHIIDGRTVEAKKAVPRDDQQVLKRHASPMHLISSSPSQHGGGSNRTKKIFVGGLPSSITEAEFKNYFDQFGTIADVVVMYDHNTQRPRGFGFITFDSEESVDMVLHKTFHELNGKMVEVKRAVPKEPSSSSALPLAANRSPLLGGYGGNNYGVVVPNRPSGNNSYFNSFAPGYNSNNIGRFSPIGSGRNAFSSNFGLGLNQELSLNSSFDGNTTLGYNNRIPGSQYFNNASPNRYNNSPIGFNRGDSAYNPSNRDLLWGNRTDSSGPGWNLGVSVGNNRGNWGLSDANGYGRSFGTSSGLSALPFSGSNNNNNTNGFDGSIGEMYRGNSVYSDSTWQQTMPHQSANELDGLSRSYGFGFDNVASDPSGNASEGYPRSYSVGGNRGIEA, via the exons ATGGAATCTGTATCGGATCTGGGGAAGCTCTTCATTGGCGGGATCTCATGGGACACGGATGAAGAACGGCTTCGAGAGTATTTTAGCAAGTACGGTGATTTGGTCGAGTCCGTGATCATGCGTGACCGTACCACGGGACGTGCACGTGGCTTTGGCTTCATCGTCTTTGCAGATCCTTCTGTTGCGGAGAGAGTCATCTTGGAGAAACACATCATCGATGGCCGCACG GTGGAGGCGAAGAAAGCTGTGCCACGTGACGACCAGCAAGTGCTGAAACGCCACGCGAGTCCAATGCACCTTATCTCCTCATCACCTAGCCAACACGGTGGTGGCAGCAATCGAACCAAGAAGATCTTCGTTGGAGGTTTACCGTCTAGCATCACCGAAGCCGAGTTCAAGAACTACTTTGATCAGTTCGGTACGATCGCAGACGTTGTGGTGATGTATGATCACAACACGCAGAGGCCACGTGGCTTTGGATTCATCACTTTTGATTCAGAGGAGTCTGTTGACATGGTTCTTCACAAGACGTTCCACGAGCTAAACGGCAAAATGGTCGAGGTTAAAAGAGCAGTGCCTAAGGAGCCTTCTTCCTCCTCGGCTCTTCCTCTTGCTGCTAACCGAAGCCCTCTTCTCGGTGGGTATGGTGGTAACAACTATGGAGTAGTAGTACCTAATAGGCCATCTGGTAATAATAGCTACTTCAATAGCTTTGCTCCTGGTTATAATAGTAACAACATAGGTCGGTTTAGTCCTATTGGTAGCGGGAGAAACGCTTTCTCTAGCAACTTTGGTCTTGGTTTGAATCAAGAACTGAGTTTGAACTCTAGCTTTGATGGAAACACCACTCTTGGGTATAATAACCGTATCCCTGGGAGCCAATACTTCAATAACGCTTCACCAAACCGTTACAACAACTCTCCAATAGGATTCAACAGAGGCGACTCTGCTTACAACCCGAGCAATAGAGACTTGTTGTGGGGAAACAGAACTGACTCTTCTGGTCCGGGTTGGAACTTGGGTGTCTCTGTTGGTAACAATAGAGGAAACTGGGGGCTTTCTGATGCTAATGGCTATGGGAGAAGCTTTGGGACAAGTTCTGGACTTTCTGCGTTACCATTCTCTGGtagtaacaacaacaacaatacaaACGGTTTTGATGGGTCTATAGGGGAAATGTACAGAGGGAACTCGGTTTATAGCGACTCAACGTGGCAGCAGACGATGCCTCATCAGTCTGCTAATGAGTTAGACGGCTTGTCTCGCTCTTATGGGTTTGGTTTTGACAATGTAGCATCAGACCCATCTGGTAATGCCTCTGAAGGTTACCCAAGAAGCTACAGTGTCGGAGGAAATAGAG GTATTGAAGCATAG
- the LOC106440895 gene encoding glycerophosphodiester phosphodiesterase GDPDL3 has product MRGLLLLCGVVLIQLLAAQTDAQGSKSKWQTLTGFSPRVIARGGFSGLFPDSSIDAYNFAMLTSVEDVVLWCDLQLTKDGAGICFPGLTMSNASNIEAAYPNRTNTYLVNGVSTQGWFTIDFSLKDLNKVNLIRGILSRSERFDGNGYSILTVQDVNTELKPQGLWLNVQHEAFYAQHNLSMTTFLTTASKTVIIDFISAPEVNFFKKIAGRFGREGPIFVFRFLEKETFEPTTNRTYGSILSNLTFVKTFASGILVPKSYVLPLDDKQYLLPSTSLVQDAHKAGLEVFVSGFANDVDIAHDYSYDPVSEYLSFVDNGNFSVDGVLSDFPISASASVECFSHMGRNATKKVDFLVISKNGASGDYPGCTDLAYAKAIKDGTDVIDCSVQMSSDGTPFCSSSIDLGNTTMVAQTPLRNRSTNVPEISSLGGIYTFSLTWPEIQTLTPAISNPYRTYNMFRNPNERNAGKLVSLTDFLNLAKNSTSLSGVLISVENAAYLRENQGLDVVKAVLDTLTETGYTNITTKKVMIQSTNSSVLLDFKKQSRYETVYKVEETIRDILDSAIEDIKRFASAVVIVKSSVFPDSEGFVTEQTNVVERLQKSQLPVYVELFQNEFVSQPYDFFSDANVEINSYVTGAGVNGTVTEFPFTAARYRKNRCLGSKETPPYMAPVQPGGLLQVMNAASLPPAEAPNPVFTDADVTEPPLPPVTAKAPTSTPGTPSEPSTNAPAPSGQTRLTLSLLLSVFPMAIASLLLL; this is encoded by the exons ATGCGAGGGTTACTTCTACTCTGTGGTGTTGTTCTGATTCAGCTTCTTGCTGCTCAAACCGATGCTCAAGGATCTAAAAGTAAATGGCAGACGCTCACCG GTTTCTCTCCTCGTGTGATTGCTCGTGGAGGGTTCTCTGGATTATTCCCAGATTCTAGCATCGATGCTTACAACTTCGCAATGCTGACTAGTGTAGAAGACGTTGTTCTGTGGTGTGATCTTCAGCTAACCAAAGACGGAGCTGGGATCTGCTTCCCTGGTTTAACAATGAGCAATGCTTCTAATATTGAAGCTGCTTACCCAAATCGTACAAACACTTACCTTGTTAATGGAGTCTCTACACAGGGCTGGTTCACCATCGATTTCTCCTTGAAAGATCTCAACAAAGTTAACT TAATTAGAGGTATATTATCTCGGTCAGAGAGATTCGATGGAAACGGCTACTCGATCTTGACGGTTCAAGATGTAAACACAGAGCTGAAACCACAAGGCCTTTGGTTAAACGTTCAGCACGAGGCCTTCTACGCGCAGCACAATCTAAGCATGACCACCTTTCTAACCACAGCTTCGAAAACTGTTATCATCGACTTCATCTCTGCCCCTGAAGTCAACTTCTTCAAGAAAATCGCTGGACGTTTCGGGCGTGAAGGACCAATCTTCGTGTTCCGTTTTCTCGAGAAAGAAACATTCGAGCCGACGACAAACAGAACATACGGTTCTATCTTGAGTAACTTGACTTTCGTCAAAACGTTTGCTTCTGGGATTCTTGTTCCGAAGTCTTACGTGTTGCCACTAGATGACAAGCAGTACTTGCTTCCGTCTACATCTTTAGTTCAAGATGCTCACAAAGCAGGACTTGAAGTGTTTGTGTCAGGTTTTGCTAATGATGTTGATATTGCACATGACTATAGTTATGATCCTGTCTCTGAGTATCTATCTTTTGTGGATAATGGCAACTTCTCTGTCGATGGTGTGCTCTCTGACTTTCCCATAAGTGCATCTGCATCCGTCG AATGCTTCTCCCACATGGGCAGAAACGCTACAAAAAAAG TGGATTTTCTTGTTATATCCAAAAATGGTGCAAGTGGAGACTACCCAGGATGTACAGACTTGGCATATGCCAAGGCAATCAAAGATGGTACTGATGTTATCGACTGCTCGGTCCAAATGTCCAGCGACGGTACACCCTTTTGTTCAAGTTCCATCGATCTTGGGAACACCACAATGGTCGCCCAAACTCCTTTGAGAAACCGTTCAACAAATGTTCCTGAGATTAGCTCACTTGGTGGTATATACACCTTTAGCCTCACCTGGCCTGAGATCCAGACCTTGACTC CTGCTATATCAAACCCATACAGAACATACAATATGTTTAGGAACCCAAACGAGAGAAACGCTGGGAAGCTTGTTTCACTTACTGACTTCCTAAACTTGGCAAAGAACTCCACCTCTCTTTCCGGTGTTTTGATCAGTGTAGAG AATGCAGCATACCTGAGAGAGAACCAAGGACTAGACGTGGTAAAAGCGGTTCTTGACACACTCACTGAAACCGGCTACACCAACATCACAACCAAAAAGGTTATGATTCAGTCAACAAACAGCTCGGTTCTACTCGACTTCAAGAAGCAGAGCCGGTACGAGACTGTGTACAAAGTTGAAGAAACCATCCGTGACATTCTAGACTCTGCTATAGAAGACATAAAGAGATTCGCTAGTGCTGTAGTCATCGTAAAATCATCGGTCTTTCCAGACTCCGAGGGGTTCGTCACGGAGCAAACCAATGTTGTGGAGAGGCTTCAGAAGTCTCAGCTCCCAGTATATGTTGAGCTGTTTCAGAATGAGTTTGTGTCTCAACCTTATGACTTCTTCTCTGACGCAAATGTTGAGATAAACTCTTATGTTACTGGAGCTGGTGTTAATGGAACCGTCACTGAGTTCCCTTTCACAGCTGCAAGATACAGAA AGAATAGATGTTTGGGAAGCAAAGAAACTCCACCTTACATGGCTCCTGTCCAACCCGGTGGACTCTTGCAAGTTATGAATGCTGCGTCTTTACCTCCAGCCGAAGCTCCAAACCCGGTTTTCACAGATGCTGATGTCACTGAGCCGCCACTACCTCCGGTTACAGCAAAAGCTCCAACCTCAACCCCTGGAACACCATCAGAACCATCAACCAATGCACCAGCACCTAGTGGACAAACCCGCCTCACTCTATCTCTTCTCCTTTCTGTTTTTCCAATGGCTATTGCCTCTCTTCTACTTCTGTGA
- the LOC106444651 gene encoding uncharacterized protein LOC106444651, whose amino-acid sequence MERNVEKMLNRVSMAFIIIGTLLMVIMILQTPKTCISPEAPSKPHTHFPRSTCDSSPRKHLPLPKKNARLWSSKAWTSRLSSFSSYFLRLRDLGLLRNHTKALCLSAGAGHAPMAMAQIGLSDVTAVELVDSLPLVRRADPHNLPFFDGAFDFAFTAHLDDALFPWRVVEEMERTVRRGGFCVVAVDECGGGDVREIARLFLKSKLVDVANVTLEGSKKTSILFKVQDFKT is encoded by the coding sequence ATGGAGAGAAACGTGGAGAAGATGCTTAACAGAGTTTCAATGGCGTTTATAATCATCGGAACGTTGCTCATGGTGATAATGATTCTCCAGACTCCGAAGACATGTATCTCACCAGAAGCTCCCTCGAAGCCCCACACGCATTTCCCGAGATCCACCTGCGACTCCTCGCCGCGAAAGCATCTCCCTTTACCGAAGAAGAACGCTCGCCTCTGGTCCTCCAAGGCTTGGACGTCGCGtctctcctccttctcctcTTACTTCCTCCGACTCCGCGATCTCGGGTTGCTTCGCAACCACACCAAAGCTCTCTGCCTCTCCGCCGGCGCCGGCCACGCTCCGATGGCGATGGCCCAGATCGGGTTATCTGACGTTACCGCCGTGGAGTTGGTGGATTCGCTTCCTCTCGTGAGAAGAGCTGATCCTCATAACCTTCCTTTTTTCGACGGTGCGTTTGATTTCGCGTTTACTGCGCATCTTGATGATGCTCTGTTTCCGTGGAGAGTCGTGGAGGAGATGGAGAGGACGGTGCGGCGAGGCGGGTTTTGCGTGGTGGCGGTTGATGAATGCGGTGGAGGTGATGTTAGGGAGATTGCTAGACTTTTCTTGAAGTCTAAGCTCGTTGATGTTGCTAATGTAACCTTAGAAGGATCTAAAAAGACTAGTATACTATTCAAAGTTCAAGACTTTAAGACATGA
- the LOC106440896 gene encoding serine/threonine-protein phosphatase PP-X isozyme 1 isoform X2 gives MSDLDRQIEQLKRCEPLSESEVKSLCLKAMEILVEESNVQRVDAPVTLCGDIHGQFYDMMELFKVGGDCPKTNYLFLGDFVDRGYYSVETFLLLLALKVRYPDRITLIRGNHESRQITQVYGFYDECLRKYGSVNVWRYCTDIFDYMSLSAVVENKIFCVHGGLSPTINTLDQIRTIDRKQEVPHDGAMCDLLWSDPEDIVEGWGLSPRGAGFLFGGSVVTTFNHTNNIDYIGRAHQLVMEGYKWMFDSQIVTVWSAPNYCYRCGNIASILELDENLNKEFRVFQAAQQDSRGPPAKKPAPDYFL, from the exons ATGTCAGACCTAGACCGGCAGATAGAGCAGCTGAAGCGCTGCGAGCCGTTGAGCGAATCGGAGGTGAAGTCTCTCTGCCTCAAAGCCATGGAGATCCTCGTTGAAGAGAGTAACGTTCAGAGAGTCGATGCTCCCGTCACT CTATGTGGTGATATCCATGGGCAGTTCTATGATATGATGGAGCTTTTCAAAGTTGGAGGTGATTGCCCTAAGACCAACTACTTGTTTCTTGGCGATTTTGTTGATCGTGGATACTACTCTGTTGAGACGTTTCTGCTTCTACTCGCTCTCAAG GTTAGATATCCAGACCGTATAACTCTCATCAGAGGAAACCACGAAAGCAGGCAAATCACACAG GTTTATGGATTTTATGATGAGTGTTTGCGTAAATACGGCTCTGTAAATGTCTGGAGATACTGCACTGACATTTTTGACTACATGAG TCTTTCAGCTGTTGTCGAGAACAAGATATTCTGTGTTCACGGCGGTCTCTCTCCAACTATTAATACTCTTGACCAG ATCAGGACAATTGACCGGAAGCAAGAAGTGCCACATGATGGTGCCATGTGTGACCTCCTATGGTCTGATCCTGAAGATATTGTCGAGGGATGGGGATTGAGTCCTCGTGGAGCTGGATTTCTTTTTGGCGGCAGTGTTGTCACGACTTTTAACCACACAAACAACATAGACTACATAGGACGAGCCCATCAACTAGTTATGGAGGGTTACAAATGGATGTTCGATAGCCAGATTGTGACAGTGTGGTCAGCCCCAAATTACTGTTATAG ATGCGGTAATATCGCTTCGATTCTAGAGCTGGACGAGAACCTAAACAAAGAGTTCCGTGTGTTCCAGGCAGCCCAGCAG
- the LOC106440896 gene encoding serine/threonine-protein phosphatase PP-X isozyme 1 isoform X1, translated as MSDLDRQIEQLKRCEPLSESEVKSLCLKAMEILVEESNVQRVDAPVTLCGDIHGQFYDMMELFKVGGDCPKTNYLFLGDFVDRGYYSVETFLLLLALKVNTLDVVLYFVLGHVSLNHLNGLLLISSQVRYPDRITLIRGNHESRQITQVYGFYDECLRKYGSVNVWRYCTDIFDYMSLSAVVENKIFCVHGGLSPTINTLDQIRTIDRKQEVPHDGAMCDLLWSDPEDIVEGWGLSPRGAGFLFGGSVVTTFNHTNNIDYIGRAHQLVMEGYKWMFDSQIVTVWSAPNYCYRCGNIASILELDENLNKEFRVFQAAQQDSRGPPAKKPAPDYFL; from the exons ATGTCAGACCTAGACCGGCAGATAGAGCAGCTGAAGCGCTGCGAGCCGTTGAGCGAATCGGAGGTGAAGTCTCTCTGCCTCAAAGCCATGGAGATCCTCGTTGAAGAGAGTAACGTTCAGAGAGTCGATGCTCCCGTCACT CTATGTGGTGATATCCATGGGCAGTTCTATGATATGATGGAGCTTTTCAAAGTTGGAGGTGATTGCCCTAAGACCAACTACTTGTTTCTTGGCGATTTTGTTGATCGTGGATACTACTCTGTTGAGACGTTTCTGCTTCTACTCGCTCTCAAGGTAAACACTCTTGACGTTGTTTTATACTTTGTACTAGGTCATGTTTCTTTGAATCACTTAAATGGGTTGCTTTTGATATCCTCTCAGGTTAGATATCCAGACCGTATAACTCTCATCAGAGGAAACCACGAAAGCAGGCAAATCACACAG GTTTATGGATTTTATGATGAGTGTTTGCGTAAATACGGCTCTGTAAATGTCTGGAGATACTGCACTGACATTTTTGACTACATGAG TCTTTCAGCTGTTGTCGAGAACAAGATATTCTGTGTTCACGGCGGTCTCTCTCCAACTATTAATACTCTTGACCAG ATCAGGACAATTGACCGGAAGCAAGAAGTGCCACATGATGGTGCCATGTGTGACCTCCTATGGTCTGATCCTGAAGATATTGTCGAGGGATGGGGATTGAGTCCTCGTGGAGCTGGATTTCTTTTTGGCGGCAGTGTTGTCACGACTTTTAACCACACAAACAACATAGACTACATAGGACGAGCCCATCAACTAGTTATGGAGGGTTACAAATGGATGTTCGATAGCCAGATTGTGACAGTGTGGTCAGCCCCAAATTACTGTTATAG ATGCGGTAATATCGCTTCGATTCTAGAGCTGGACGAGAACCTAAACAAAGAGTTCCGTGTGTTCCAGGCAGCCCAGCAG